From the Quercus lobata isolate SW786 chromosome 6, ValleyOak3.0 Primary Assembly, whole genome shotgun sequence genome, one window contains:
- the LOC115995223 gene encoding cyclin-D4-1-like isoform X1, whose product MAFPYANPRKRLGSASQIGLAYISEPFFRRENQNGDAESLLIHYQLPTMPMSSDYSTPNLYCNEVSDDVVSSNAETCDQNFHATLDFLSDEESSITSVFDSEIDQMLELELLHRLRGNPSIISARKDAVNWMLKVHAYYQFRPETAYLSVNYLDCFLSSHTLPKGKGWPLQLLSVACLALAAKMEETSVPLLLDLQVKEPRFLFKPKTVQRMELFVMANLKWRLRRTTPFDFVHYFIAKLSCLGSPLRDCSQVFSRASDLIISTCQVIDFLDYPPSSIAAAAVLCATDQYVDDQELGYFHKRVRKELVKKCYNLMEQTKCILAHVKQKKLQPMPPSTVGVTDAAIGISFNVHKTGVTRT is encoded by the exons ATGGCTTTCCCATATGCAAATCCACGAAAAAGACTTGGCTCAGCCTCCCAAATAGGACTTGCATATATTTCTGAACCATTCTTTCGAAGAGAGAACCAAAATGGTGATGCTGAGTCTCTACTAATTCACTACCAGCTGCCTACAATGCCAATGTCATCAGACTACTCTACTCCTAATCTATATTGCAATGAAGTATCTGATGATGTGGTTTCCTCAAATGCTGAAACATGTGACCAAAATTTTCATGCAACTCTGGATTTCCTGTCGGACGAGGAGAGCTCTATTACTAGTGTCTTCGATTCTGAGATTGATCAAATGCTTGAACTTGAATTACTACATCGGTTACGTGGAAATCCTAGTATTATCAGTGCTAGAAAAGACGCGGTCAATTGGATGTTGAAG GTGCATGCTTACTACCAGTTTAGGCCTGAAACGGCATATCTTTCTGTAAACTATCTGGATTGTTTTCTCTCCTCTCATACATTGCCG AAAGGTAAAGGGTGGCCCCTGCAGCTATTATCGGTTGCTTGCCTGGCCCTGGCAGCAAAAATGGAAGAAACAAGCGTGCCACTTCTATTAGACCTGCAGGTGAAGGAACCGAGATTCCTGTTCAAGCCCAAAACAGTTCAACGAATGGAGCTCTTTGTCATGGCCAATCTTAAGTGGAGATTGCGCAGGACTACACCTTTCGACTTTGTCCATTATTTCATTGCTAAGCTTTCATGTCTTGGTTCTCCACTAAGAGATTGCAGTCAAGTTTTCTCGCGTGCCTCGGATCTAATTATCAGCACGTGTCAAG TGATCGATTTCTTGGACTATCCACCATCTTCAATAGCAGCAGCTGCCGTACTATGTGCAACAGATCAATATGTGGATGACCAAGAGTTGGGCTACTTTCACAAAAGAGTAAGAAAA GAATTGGTGAAAAAATGTTACAACCTTATGGAGCAGACAAAGTGCATACTGGCACAcgttaaacaaaaaaagttgcAGCCAATGCCACCAAGTACTGTAGGAGTGACTGATGCAGCTATTGGCATAAGCTTCAATGTTCACAAAACTGGGGTAACAAGGACTTGA
- the LOC115995223 gene encoding cyclin-D4-1-like isoform X2: protein MAFPYANPRKRLGSASQIGLAYISEPFFRRENQNGDAESLLIHYQLPTMPMSSDYSTPNLYCNEVSDDVVSSNAETCDQNFHATLDFLSDEESSITSVFDSEIDQMLELELLHRLRGNPSIISARKDAVNWMLKVHAYYQFRPETAYLSVNYLDCFLSSHTLPKGKGWPLQLLSVACLALAAKMEETSVPLLLDLQVKEPRFLFKPKTVQRMELFVMANLKWRLRRTTPFDFVHYFIAKLSCLGSPLRDCSQVFSRASDLIISTCQVIDFLDYPPSSIAAAAVLCATDQYVDDQELGYFHKRELVKKCYNLMEQTKCILAHVKQKKLQPMPPSTVGVTDAAIGISFNVHKTGVTRT from the exons ATGGCTTTCCCATATGCAAATCCACGAAAAAGACTTGGCTCAGCCTCCCAAATAGGACTTGCATATATTTCTGAACCATTCTTTCGAAGAGAGAACCAAAATGGTGATGCTGAGTCTCTACTAATTCACTACCAGCTGCCTACAATGCCAATGTCATCAGACTACTCTACTCCTAATCTATATTGCAATGAAGTATCTGATGATGTGGTTTCCTCAAATGCTGAAACATGTGACCAAAATTTTCATGCAACTCTGGATTTCCTGTCGGACGAGGAGAGCTCTATTACTAGTGTCTTCGATTCTGAGATTGATCAAATGCTTGAACTTGAATTACTACATCGGTTACGTGGAAATCCTAGTATTATCAGTGCTAGAAAAGACGCGGTCAATTGGATGTTGAAG GTGCATGCTTACTACCAGTTTAGGCCTGAAACGGCATATCTTTCTGTAAACTATCTGGATTGTTTTCTCTCCTCTCATACATTGCCG AAAGGTAAAGGGTGGCCCCTGCAGCTATTATCGGTTGCTTGCCTGGCCCTGGCAGCAAAAATGGAAGAAACAAGCGTGCCACTTCTATTAGACCTGCAGGTGAAGGAACCGAGATTCCTGTTCAAGCCCAAAACAGTTCAACGAATGGAGCTCTTTGTCATGGCCAATCTTAAGTGGAGATTGCGCAGGACTACACCTTTCGACTTTGTCCATTATTTCATTGCTAAGCTTTCATGTCTTGGTTCTCCACTAAGAGATTGCAGTCAAGTTTTCTCGCGTGCCTCGGATCTAATTATCAGCACGTGTCAAG TGATCGATTTCTTGGACTATCCACCATCTTCAATAGCAGCAGCTGCCGTACTATGTGCAACAGATCAATATGTGGATGACCAAGAGTTGGGCTACTTTCACAAAAGA GAATTGGTGAAAAAATGTTACAACCTTATGGAGCAGACAAAGTGCATACTGGCACAcgttaaacaaaaaaagttgcAGCCAATGCCACCAAGTACTGTAGGAGTGACTGATGCAGCTATTGGCATAAGCTTCAATGTTCACAAAACTGGGGTAACAAGGACTTGA